The following proteins are encoded in a genomic region of Paenibacillus sp. FSL H3-0469:
- a CDS encoding phosphotransferase codes for MIENIIRGLEARYACRLERLTGGYTNLTYLMAGAEPPLVAKITNMSNEDTLNEVEVMRLVQGSCDTPVVHEVAEMDGMRIIIMDCMQGGNAQSVLDARDWSRAERIYSRMGQLLAAQIHSRSYQPQETQIRISNRSALSEVIQKLEFVPAALGRQSLHLLSAAEAGELPWVLTHGDYGVHNLLCEADDLLHVLDWEWAEWGSPLNDVAWVCWFTKHHYPVQSVLLNTAFMQGYLSVNPLSFTAHQMKAASLYRVWNILHRLQIAPKEVQREWVRRLEWTLDEDFAELHGIR; via the coding sequence ATGATTGAGAACATCATCAGAGGTCTGGAAGCAAGGTATGCCTGCCGGCTGGAACGGCTGACAGGGGGATATACGAATCTCACCTATCTGATGGCGGGGGCGGAGCCGCCGCTTGTAGCCAAAATAACAAATATGTCCAATGAAGATACGCTCAATGAGGTTGAGGTCATGCGGCTGGTACAGGGAAGCTGTGATACCCCGGTGGTGCATGAGGTGGCAGAGATGGACGGAATGCGCATCATCATTATGGACTGCATGCAGGGCGGGAACGCCCAATCCGTTCTGGATGCCAGGGACTGGTCAAGAGCCGAGCGGATCTACAGCAGAATGGGGCAGCTGCTGGCTGCCCAGATTCATTCCCGATCTTATCAGCCGCAAGAGACACAGATCCGGATCAGCAACAGGTCAGCACTGAGTGAGGTGATTCAGAAGCTGGAATTCGTCCCCGCCGCTCTCGGCAGGCAGTCGCTTCACCTTCTGTCTGCTGCGGAGGCCGGAGAGCTTCCTTGGGTCCTGACCCATGGCGATTACGGAGTACATAATCTGCTCTGTGAAGCCGATGATCTGCTGCATGTGCTGGACTGGGAATGGGCGGAATGGGGCAGCCCGCTGAATGATGTAGCCTGGGTCTGCTGGTTCACGAAGCACCATTATCCCGTACAATCCGTACTGCTCAACACGGCCTTCATGCAGGGCTATCTGTCTGTTAACCCGTTATCCTTCACTGCGCACCAGATGAAGGCGGCGAGTCTGTACAGGGTATGGAATATCCTGCACCGCCTGCAGATAGCGCCCAAGGAGGTGCAGCGTGAATGGGTCAGACGTCTTGAATGGACACTGGATGAGGACTTCGCAGAGCTGCATGGAATCCGCTAA
- a CDS encoding DinB family protein, producing MVHAKDVLANQLLAGANDPSWHLPYMQATEEVTEEEAFWKPGQGLYSIAELTAHLLYWNEAWQTRYREGHMDAVPPVGDNRLSFVLPADTSFGELRGRLVDTMLAWQDLLSEEGLENQVNGFPEPAAWWELISNAATHNAYHIGQIVLLHKLYAQARQ from the coding sequence ATGGTTCATGCTAAGGATGTGCTGGCCAATCAGTTGCTGGCTGGCGCCAATGACCCCAGCTGGCATCTGCCGTATATGCAGGCAACAGAGGAAGTTACAGAGGAGGAAGCCTTCTGGAAACCCGGCCAAGGGCTGTACAGCATTGCCGAGCTTACCGCTCATCTGCTGTACTGGAATGAAGCCTGGCAGACCCGGTACCGGGAGGGGCATATGGATGCCGTGCCTCCGGTGGGCGATAATCGTCTGAGCTTCGTGCTTCCTGCGGATACTTCCTTCGGTGAGCTTCGCGGCAGACTGGTGGACACAATGCTGGCCTGGCAGGACCTGTTGTCCGAGGAAGGGCTGGAAAACCAGGTGAACGGGTTCCCGGAGCCGGCGGCATGGTGGGAGCTGATCAGCAATGCGGCGACGCATAATGCCTATCATATCGGCCAGATCGTATTGCTGCATAAGCTGTACGCGCAGGCCCGGCAATAG
- a CDS encoding phosphatidate cytidylyltransferase — protein MNRSLFTLVLIFAALSVIHVLYLVVSRLQKDKDYTGIGFRIRTWWGMLFIFCLATLSNALVSLLSLMVLSFFALKEYFSMIRTRKADRRLFLWAYLSIPLQFYWIYIEWYGMFIIFIPVYVFLLLPLPRLINKGTLGFLRSVSATQWGLMLMVFGLSHLAYFQFATPEYGAGLVLFLVVLTQLNDAIHYLASIYFGKHRIVPTANPHLTWEGFVCAFVVTTAVSYLSYSHLTPLNPAFGYLSGMLISLSGFFGSLTVSVLKRDLLIGDDDKFAALQKSYLSRVDSLAYTAPVFFHVIRYYFDFM, from the coding sequence ATGAACCGTTCTTTATTCACACTAGTTCTAATCTTTGCAGCTCTATCGGTGATCCATGTGCTGTATCTTGTGGTAAGCAGACTACAGAAGGACAAGGATTATACCGGAATCGGCTTCCGCATCCGAACCTGGTGGGGCATGCTGTTCATCTTCTGCCTGGCTACCCTGTCCAACGCCCTGGTGTCCCTGCTGTCCCTGATGGTCCTGAGCTTCTTCGCCCTTAAGGAATACTTCTCCATGATCCGCACCCGAAAAGCAGACCGCAGGCTGTTCCTCTGGGCATACCTGTCCATTCCGCTGCAATTCTACTGGATCTACATTGAGTGGTACGGGATGTTCATTATTTTCATTCCGGTCTATGTGTTCCTGCTGCTGCCGCTTCCCCGGCTGATCAACAAAGGCACGCTAGGCTTCCTGCGCAGTGTCAGCGCAACCCAGTGGGGACTGATGCTGATGGTATTCGGGCTCAGCCATCTGGCTTACTTCCAGTTCGCCACTCCGGAGTACGGGGCAGGTCTGGTCCTCTTCCTGGTGGTGCTGACTCAGCTCAATGATGCCATTCACTATCTGGCTTCGATCTATTTCGGCAAACACCGGATCGTTCCGACCGCGAATCCCCATCTGACCTGGGAAGGCTTCGTCTGCGCGTTCGTGGTGACTACAGCAGTCTCGTACCTGAGCTATTCTCATCTTACACCGCTGAATCCGGCCTTTGGCTATCTCTCCGGCATGCTGATCAGTCTCAGCGGCTTCTTCGGCAGCCTGACAGTCTCCGTACTCAAGCGGGATCTGCTGATCGGGGATGACGACAAATTCGCAGCGCTGCAAAAAAGCTACCTGAGCCGCGTAGACAGTCTTGCCTACACCGCACCGGTATTCTTCCATGTCATCCGCTACTATTTCGACTTCATGTAG
- a CDS encoding carbohydrate-binding domain-containing protein, with product MKNRLTAGKIGLMLLCAAVMSACSAKAATPSDTSNNVSTTAEAVQSSTSAAVQPASVKTADLVAWEEEDAVTAWTAADSTAITLAGTNAVVDGAGATAQEGTVTITEAGTYVLSGTLSDGQIIVDEQAKGTVRLVLNGAHLTDNDNAPVYIKEAGKVVITLQEGTDNSVTDGAAYVFADGAEDEPSAALFSKADLTINGTGKLTVTGNYNDGITGKDDLTIISGTLEVKAADDGIVGKDMIAIQDGNITIHAEGDGIKSTNDKDATKGFIAIAAGTFDITAGNDGLQAETAAVIDSGTYTLVTGGGYVNAEVKTGGQGGPGMGGGGFGQRPEDGSFPAPGEAGGTPPAMDAAPAADQPQAAESSTAAAAQTDTAAAAETESVSAKGIKAGGDLTVNGGSFTVDAADDALHSNSSISVTDGEFQIATGDDGLHADALVSISGGTVNITESYEGIEGADITISGGEIHVTATDDGVNVAGGNDTNAAAGTQAQDSFSSTGSNLLTISGGTLTVDAAGDGLDSNGSVTMTGGTVIVYGPENSGNGALDYDGAFNITGGFLVAAGASGMAQAPGEDSGQYSVSVEFAATQQAGTMVHLEDADGKAILTFAPAKSFQTVVVSAPELTDGSYTVYTGGSSTGTATDGLYTGGTYSGGSKFVAFDITNTVTWVNASGVTTGGSSMGGPGGGGFGGGRGNRAGGGPGGAGGTPPADAGTTKPADAGTTKPADAGTTAPEGAGTSTN from the coding sequence ATGAAGAACAGATTAACAGCCGGTAAAATTGGACTTATGCTGCTATGCGCCGCAGTTATGTCGGCATGCAGTGCAAAAGCAGCTACGCCATCCGATACAAGTAACAACGTGAGTACAACAGCTGAGGCCGTTCAGAGCAGTACCTCTGCCGCGGTGCAGCCGGCAAGTGTGAAGACAGCGGATCTTGTGGCCTGGGAGGAAGAGGATGCTGTAACCGCCTGGACGGCAGCGGATTCTACCGCTATAACTCTGGCTGGAACTAATGCCGTGGTAGATGGCGCAGGTGCCACAGCGCAAGAGGGCACAGTGACCATTACGGAGGCAGGCACTTATGTGCTCAGCGGCACACTAAGTGACGGACAGATTATTGTAGATGAGCAGGCAAAAGGTACTGTAAGACTCGTGTTGAACGGTGCCCACCTGACGGACAACGATAATGCTCCCGTCTACATCAAGGAAGCCGGCAAAGTAGTCATCACCTTGCAGGAAGGCACGGATAACAGTGTGACAGATGGAGCTGCGTATGTATTCGCAGATGGAGCTGAGGATGAGCCAAGCGCTGCGCTCTTCAGCAAAGCGGACCTGACGATTAACGGCACCGGCAAGCTGACGGTCACCGGCAACTACAACGACGGCATCACCGGCAAGGATGATCTGACAATCATATCCGGCACCCTCGAAGTGAAGGCAGCGGATGACGGTATTGTCGGTAAGGACATGATTGCCATTCAGGACGGCAATATCACAATTCATGCCGAAGGCGACGGCATCAAATCGACCAATGACAAGGATGCCACCAAGGGCTTCATCGCCATTGCCGCCGGAACCTTCGACATTACAGCCGGTAATGACGGGCTTCAAGCGGAGACCGCTGCTGTCATCGACAGCGGCACCTATACGCTGGTGACTGGCGGCGGCTATGTGAACGCCGAAGTGAAGACCGGCGGTCAGGGCGGGCCGGGGATGGGTGGCGGCGGCTTCGGCCAGCGGCCGGAAGACGGCAGCTTCCCTGCTCCGGGAGAAGCCGGGGGTACGCCGCCTGCGATGGATGCTGCGCCGGCGGCTGACCAGCCCCAAGCAGCGGAGAGCAGCACCGCGGCAGCGGCACAGACTGACACCGCAGCAGCGGCGGAGACGGAATCCGTCAGCGCCAAAGGGATTAAGGCAGGCGGGGACCTGACGGTGAACGGCGGAAGCTTCACGGTGGATGCCGCAGATGATGCGCTGCACAGCAACAGCAGTATCTCGGTAACGGATGGAGAATTCCAGATCGCTACAGGGGATGACGGGCTTCACGCCGATGCTCTGGTCTCCATATCAGGCGGCACCGTCAATATTACGGAGAGCTATGAAGGGATAGAAGGAGCGGACATCACCATATCCGGCGGTGAGATTCATGTGACAGCCACAGACGATGGCGTCAATGTGGCTGGAGGCAACGATACCAATGCGGCAGCAGGAACGCAGGCTCAGGATTCGTTCAGCAGCACCGGCAGCAACCTGCTGACCATCAGCGGCGGGACCCTGACCGTAGATGCCGCAGGCGATGGCCTGGACTCCAACGGCTCAGTGACTATGACCGGCGGCACCGTCATTGTGTATGGCCCCGAGAACTCCGGCAACGGCGCCCTGGATTATGACGGAGCCTTCAACATCACCGGCGGATTCCTGGTAGCCGCAGGTGCATCAGGAATGGCACAGGCTCCGGGCGAGGACTCCGGCCAGTATTCGGTAAGCGTGGAATTCGCAGCAACTCAGCAGGCTGGAACGATGGTTCATCTGGAAGATGCTGACGGCAAGGCCATTCTGACCTTCGCTCCGGCGAAGAGCTTCCAGACTGTAGTGGTCAGCGCTCCAGAGCTTACGGACGGCTCTTATACCGTCTACACCGGAGGCAGCTCTACCGGAACAGCCACAGACGGATTGTATACCGGCGGGACGTACAGCGGGGGCAGCAAATTTGTTGCTTTTGACATCACCAATACGGTGACCTGGGTGAATGCTTCGGGTGTAACCACAGGCGGAAGCAGTATGGGCGGGCCGGGAGGCGGCGGCTTCGGCGGCGGCAGAGGCAACAGAGCCGGAGGCGGACCTGGCGGAGCAGGAGGCACGCCGCCTGCGGACGCTGGTACAACGAAGCCAGCAGATGCGGGTACGACGAAGCCGGCCGATGCGGGCACTACAGCTCCAGAGGGTGCAGGTACTAGCACGAATTAA
- a CDS encoding DUF4956 domain-containing protein, whose translation MLDSIFSVAESTSELTFMNAALTMVIAIILGGLISFTYMKTSPAGYSQSFTLTMVLLPVIVAIIILLIGSNVARAFSLAGAFSIIRFRSAPGDPKDITFVLFTMASGLACGVGAFGYAVFFTLLLCVLMVLLNRTGFGRKQSMHKTLKVTIPENLGYEEAFAEVFNTFNVAYELKKIRTTELGSLYELVYAVTINEQTSQKELLDAIRTRNGNLDLSLTMAPVMNEY comes from the coding sequence ATGCTTGATTCGATATTTTCCGTAGCTGAGTCTACTTCGGAACTAACCTTCATGAATGCTGCCTTAACCATGGTCATCGCCATTATCCTCGGCGGTCTGATCAGCTTCACCTACATGAAGACGAGCCCTGCCGGATACTCACAGAGCTTCACGCTGACCATGGTTCTGCTGCCGGTTATTGTAGCGATTATCATCCTGCTTATCGGCAGCAATGTGGCCCGGGCCTTCAGCCTGGCGGGCGCCTTCTCGATCATCCGGTTCCGCAGCGCCCCCGGTGATCCGAAGGACATCACTTTCGTCCTGTTCACTATGGCCTCCGGGCTGGCCTGCGGCGTAGGAGCATTCGGTTATGCAGTATTTTTCACCCTGCTTCTCTGCGTGTTGATGGTCCTGCTTAACCGGACGGGCTTCGGGCGCAAGCAGTCGATGCACAAGACACTGAAGGTAACGATTCCTGAGAATCTGGGCTATGAGGAAGCCTTCGCGGAGGTCTTCAACACCTTCAATGTGGCCTACGAGCTGAAGAAGATCAGAACCACGGAGCTGGGCAGCCTGTATGAGCTGGTCTATGCCGTAACGATTAATGAGCAGACAAGCCAGAAGGAGCTGCTGGACGCCATCCGTACCCGCAACGGGAACCTGGATCTCTCACTGACCATGGCGCCCGTCATGAACGAATATTAA
- a CDS encoding polyphosphate polymerase domain-containing protein gives MAIEVFNRYENKYLFDHESYLKLYHELLEYMEPDAYNKQHEYYSITNLYYDTPQNSLIRSSLAKPKYKEKLRIRAYGIPEGDTRVYLEIKKKVLGLVNKRRTPLKLDEAYAFIESGREPAFESYMNKQVIEEIKYLLTRYDLQPKLYLSYDRKAMFCKNNRDLRITFDTNIRCRRYDLKMEHGVYGEELLEPGQWLMEVKAEKTIPVWLAKMLSEHQMYRTSFSKYGNEYKKMLRNSQSERERVRYA, from the coding sequence ATGGCCATTGAGGTCTTCAACCGTTACGAGAACAAGTATCTGTTCGACCATGAATCCTACCTGAAGCTCTATCACGAACTGCTGGAATATATGGAGCCTGATGCATACAACAAGCAGCACGAATATTATTCCATCACCAATCTCTATTATGACACCCCGCAGAATTCCCTGATCCGCAGCAGCCTGGCGAAGCCGAAGTATAAGGAGAAGCTCCGCATCCGGGCCTACGGCATTCCTGAAGGCGACACCAGAGTCTATCTGGAGATCAAGAAGAAGGTGCTGGGCCTGGTCAACAAAAGAAGAACCCCGCTGAAGCTGGATGAAGCCTATGCCTTCATCGAGAGCGGCAGGGAGCCTGCATTCGAGAGCTATATGAACAAGCAGGTGATCGAAGAGATCAAGTACCTGCTGACCCGCTATGATCTGCAGCCGAAGCTGTATTTGTCCTATGACCGTAAGGCTATGTTCTGCAAAAATAACCGCGATCTCCGCATCACCTTCGACACCAACATCCGCTGCCGCCGGTATGATCTGAAGATGGAGCACGGCGTGTATGGCGAGGAGCTGCTGGAGCCGGGACAATGGCTGATGGAAGTGAAGGCAGAGAAGACCATTCCGGTCTGGCTGGCCAAGATGCTGTCGGAGCATCAGATGTACCGCACCAGCTTCTCCAAATACGGCAACGAATATAAAAAAATGCTGCGAAACAGCCAATCAGAAAGAGAGCGTGTCCGCTATGCTTGA
- a CDS encoding response regulator transcription factor, producing the protein MRILIVEDEIHLAEALTQILKKHHYSVDAVHDGRSGLDYAQSGIYDLLLLDIMMPELDGISVLKELRKDGFSTPVIMLTAKGEITDMVTGLDHGADDYIAKPFASEELLARIRAALRRKGEVIPDDALKFGDLELNTANPKLTVKGKEMKLNLKETELLELLILRKQAVTSKEQIIEKLWGFDSEAEHNNVEVYISFLRKKLAFLNSEVRISTIRGVGYVLEGSA; encoded by the coding sequence ATGAGAATATTAATCGTAGAAGACGAGATCCATCTGGCGGAGGCCTTAACCCAAATCCTCAAAAAGCACCATTATTCAGTAGACGCAGTCCACGACGGCCGTTCCGGTCTTGATTATGCGCAGAGCGGGATCTATGACCTGCTGCTGCTGGATATTATGATGCCGGAGCTGGATGGAATCAGCGTGTTGAAGGAGTTGCGCAAGGACGGCTTCTCCACACCGGTCATCATGCTTACCGCTAAAGGAGAGATCACCGACATGGTGACCGGACTCGATCATGGAGCTGACGATTATATCGCCAAGCCGTTCGCTTCAGAGGAGCTGCTGGCCCGTATCCGGGCTGCCCTGCGGCGTAAGGGCGAGGTGATTCCAGACGATGCCCTGAAATTCGGGGATCTGGAGCTGAATACGGCTAACCCGAAGCTGACGGTGAAGGGCAAGGAGATGAAGCTGAATCTGAAGGAGACAGAGCTGCTGGAGCTGCTGATCCTAAGGAAGCAGGCAGTCACCTCGAAGGAGCAGATCATTGAGAAGCTATGGGGGTTCGATTCCGAGGCGGAGCATAACAACGTGGAGGTCTATATTTCTTTTTTGCGTAAAAAACTGGCCTTCCTGAACTCGGAGGTGCGCATCAGCACGATTAGGGGCGTAGGGTATGTGCTGGAGGGGAGTGCCTGA
- a CDS encoding HAMP domain-containing sensor histidine kinase: MFNKLRTRFLIVNLVTISIIMLVAFAAIYIFTYRNVQADIYMALHRIADMQERGPGDGQGPRGSGGGAMPAGQGPIDPYQPERSVSFKVQTDASGTLTGKESKFTMDDELYTAALKEALSQGKDTGRFTLDGSRWIFMVKPASSGQQFVFMDITAQQQILTNLIYTFAAVGLLTLVILYFTSRYFAGRSIAPVREAFDKQKQFIADASHELKTPLTIINTNADVLLANSEDTIGNQAKWLQYIKSETERMTRLTGDLLYLTEMDDSRTGKLHSRFNMSEAAENIILTMEAVIFEKNLSFDYDIQPGLTVPGNSEQIKQVVMILLDNAVKYTNPKGSVHISLYKLNTGVLLSVTNTGEGIAAEHLSRIFDRFYRTDTSRARKQGGYGLGLAIAKSIVDQHKGKIYAKSVAGESVTFYVQLP; encoded by the coding sequence ATGTTCAACAAACTCCGCACCCGGTTCCTGATTGTCAATCTGGTCACCATCTCCATTATCATGCTGGTGGCCTTCGCCGCCATCTACATCTTCACGTACCGCAATGTGCAGGCTGACATCTATATGGCGCTCCACCGGATTGCGGACATGCAAGAGCGGGGTCCGGGCGACGGACAAGGCCCGCGCGGTTCAGGCGGCGGGGCAATGCCTGCGGGCCAGGGGCCAATCGACCCTTACCAGCCGGAGCGTTCCGTCTCCTTCAAGGTGCAGACCGATGCCAGCGGCACGCTGACCGGCAAGGAATCGAAGTTCACCATGGACGATGAACTCTATACCGCCGCGCTGAAGGAGGCGCTCAGCCAGGGCAAGGACACCGGCCGGTTCACACTGGACGGCAGCCGCTGGATCTTCATGGTGAAGCCTGCAAGCAGCGGACAACAATTTGTCTTCATGGACATCACCGCCCAGCAGCAGATCCTGACGAACCTGATCTATACCTTCGCGGCTGTCGGCCTGCTGACGCTGGTCATCCTCTATTTCACCAGCCGCTACTTTGCGGGACGCTCGATTGCGCCGGTGCGGGAGGCTTTTGACAAGCAGAAGCAGTTCATTGCCGACGCCTCCCATGAGCTGAAGACGCCGCTGACGATCATTAACACCAACGCGGATGTGCTGCTGGCGAACAGTGAGGATACAATCGGTAATCAGGCAAAGTGGCTGCAATATATCAAGTCCGAAACGGAGCGTATGACGCGGCTGACAGGCGATCTGCTGTACCTGACGGAGATGGATGACTCGCGGACCGGGAAGCTCCACAGCAGGTTCAACATGAGCGAGGCGGCAGAGAATATTATTCTGACCATGGAGGCGGTCATCTTCGAGAAGAATCTCTCCTTCGATTATGACATCCAGCCGGGCCTTACCGTGCCGGGCAACAGCGAGCAGATCAAGCAGGTGGTGATGATTCTGCTGGATAACGCAGTGAAATATACGAATCCCAAGGGCTCTGTACACATCTCGCTCTATAAGCTGAACACCGGTGTGCTCCTCTCCGTCACGAATACGGGGGAAGGCATTGCGGCGGAGCATCTGTCGCGGATCTTTGACCGCTTTTACCGTACGGATACCTCCAGAGCGCGCAAGCAGGGCGGCTACGGGTTGGGTCTGGCTATCGCTAAGTCGATTGTGGACCAGCATAAAGGGAAGATCTATGCAAAGAGCGTGGCCGGAGAGTCCGTGACATTCTATGTACAGTTGCCTTGA
- a CDS encoding polysaccharide deacetylase family protein, whose product MFRMKAIQWAAIGSLVVSLFVGSLAVGGERVFAADCSAGYVALTYDDGPNPSTTTNLLNALQQNGLRATFFNIGQNAQNNPSLVLAQKNAGMWIGNHSWSHPNLTQLGASQVTSQITQAQQTLQSITGTAPKLFRPPYGATNATLKSIEAQNGLTEVLWNVDSQDWNGAGTAQIVAAVGTMKNGDVILMHDQYQPTLQAVPQIAQNLKNRNLCSGMISPSTGKAVAPDGGNGPGPAATKVEAESMTKAGQYTANISSPFAGVALYANNDSVKYTQNFTSGTHNFSLRGASNNANMARVDLKIGGVTKGTFYYGGSSPAVYTISNVSHGTGNQVIELVVTADDGTWDAYIDYLEIN is encoded by the coding sequence ATGTTTAGAATGAAAGCTATACAATGGGCAGCTATCGGGTCGCTTGTCGTGTCTTTATTTGTGGGGTCGCTGGCGGTGGGCGGGGAGAGGGTGTTCGCTGCCGATTGCTCGGCCGGGTATGTAGCACTAACGTATGATGACGGTCCGAATCCAAGCACCACGACGAATCTGCTTAATGCTCTGCAGCAGAATGGCCTGCGGGCCACGTTCTTCAATATCGGGCAGAATGCGCAGAACAATCCCTCGCTTGTACTGGCCCAGAAGAACGCAGGAATGTGGATCGGCAATCACTCCTGGTCGCATCCTAATCTGACACAGTTGGGCGCTTCCCAGGTCACGTCTCAGATTACGCAGGCGCAGCAGACGCTGCAATCCATTACCGGCACTGCTCCGAAGCTGTTCCGTCCGCCGTACGGGGCGACTAACGCGACTCTCAAATCCATTGAGGCCCAGAACGGACTTACCGAAGTGCTCTGGAACGTGGATTCTCAGGACTGGAACGGAGCGGGAACCGCCCAGATCGTGGCCGCTGTGGGCACGATGAAGAATGGGGATGTCATCCTGATGCATGACCAGTATCAGCCCACGCTCCAGGCGGTTCCGCAGATTGCGCAGAACCTCAAGAACCGTAACCTGTGTTCAGGCATGATCTCCCCGTCCACCGGCAAGGCGGTTGCGCCTGATGGCGGCAATGGTCCTGGCCCCGCTGCAACGAAGGTAGAGGCGGAGAGTATGACTAAGGCGGGCCAATATACTGCTAACATCAGTTCCCCGTTCGCTGGAGTCGCTTTATACGCCAATAATGATTCCGTGAAGTACACTCAGAATTTCACCAGCGGCACCCATAATTTCTCCCTGCGCGGAGCCTCCAATAACGCCAATATGGCCAGGGTGGACCTCAAAATCGGCGGGGTGACGAAGGGGACCTTCTACTATGGCGGAAGCAGCCCCGCGGTCTATACGATCAGCAATGTCAGCCATGGAACCGGCAATCAGGTGATTGAGCTGGTGGTTACCGCCGATGACGGGACTTGGGATGCTTATATTGATTATCTGGAAATCAACTAA
- a CDS encoding cellulase family glycosylhydrolase, which translates to MTFGFRTLGKMLLALTLLAGTAAIAGQPVKAEGAAKLFYHTSGSRIVDSQGNPAVFNGLNWFGFETPNYSPHGLWSRSMDDVLDQVRAEGYNLIRLPFSSQMFDPASQANSIDYAKNPDLAGLTPIEIMDTLIEKAGQRGIQIFLDRHRPDSGGQSTLWYTAAYPESRWISDWVMLAARYANNPTVIGADLHNEPHGPASWGTGDLSTDWRLAAQRAGNAILAVNPHWLIIVEGIEQNVQGNTSKYWWGGNLTGVRNYPVTLTVPNQVVYSPHDYGPGVAEQPWFSDPAFPANLPAIWDQTWGYISKENIAPLIMGEFGGRSVDTLSVEGKWQNKLVDYIGTNDLYWTYWTLNPNSGDTGGLLQDDWATWNRPKQLMLNRIMKTVTFPPIEQPGGPGTGPITATPLYRSDETGNNVGSIRASLQLKSTSTVPVPLSQFTIRYWFTQDGSTAHTMEIDYAVVGKNNIQTTIVPLTAPAPDADAYAEISFKDGAGNLAASGSTGEIQFRIHKDNYANYSQANDYSFRPLLTSFTANDRITVYHNGTLIYGIEP; encoded by the coding sequence ATGACCTTTGGTTTCAGGACACTGGGGAAAATGCTTTTGGCTCTAACACTGCTTGCAGGTACCGCCGCTATTGCCGGACAGCCGGTGAAGGCTGAGGGGGCAGCGAAGCTTTTTTATCACACCTCGGGCAGCCGGATTGTAGATTCGCAGGGGAACCCGGCCGTGTTCAACGGATTGAACTGGTTTGGCTTCGAGACGCCGAACTATTCCCCGCACGGATTATGGTCGCGTTCCATGGATGATGTGCTCGATCAGGTCCGCGCAGAAGGGTACAACCTGATTCGCCTGCCGTTCAGCAGTCAAATGTTCGACCCCGCTTCCCAGGCCAACAGCATTGATTATGCCAAAAACCCGGACCTGGCCGGTCTGACTCCGATCGAAATTATGGATACCTTAATCGAAAAAGCCGGCCAGCGCGGCATTCAAATCTTCCTGGACCGGCACCGCCCCGATTCCGGCGGGCAGTCGACGCTCTGGTATACGGCCGCATATCCTGAATCCCGCTGGATCAGTGACTGGGTGATGCTGGCTGCACGATATGCGAATAATCCTACGGTGATCGGTGCCGACCTGCATAATGAACCTCATGGCCCGGCAAGCTGGGGGACCGGTGATCTCAGCACAGACTGGCGGCTCGCAGCCCAGCGGGCAGGGAATGCCATCCTTGCGGTGAATCCGCATTGGCTGATCATCGTCGAAGGGATCGAGCAGAATGTGCAGGGTAACACCAGCAAGTACTGGTGGGGAGGCAACCTGACCGGGGTGCGGAATTATCCGGTAACGCTTACCGTGCCGAATCAAGTGGTGTATTCCCCGCATGATTACGGTCCCGGGGTGGCGGAGCAGCCGTGGTTCAGCGATCCTGCTTTTCCGGCAAACCTGCCTGCGATATGGGATCAGACCTGGGGCTATATCAGCAAAGAGAACATTGCCCCTCTAATCATGGGTGAATTCGGAGGCCGCAGCGTGGACACCCTCTCGGTGGAAGGGAAGTGGCAAAATAAACTAGTCGATTACATCGGCACGAATGACCTCTACTGGACCTACTGGACACTGAACCCCAACAGCGGGGATACCGGCGGTCTGCTGCAGGATGACTGGGCAACCTGGAACCGGCCGAAGCAGCTCATGCTGAACCGGATCATGAAAACGGTCACTTTCCCTCCTATTGAACAGCCCGGCGGCCCCGGGACAGGACCTATAACCGCCACTCCGCTCTACCGCAGTGATGAGACCGGCAACAATGTGGGCTCTATCCGGGCAAGTCTTCAGCTGAAGAGCACTTCCACCGTTCCCGTCCCGCTCAGCCAATTCACGATCCGTTACTGGTTCACGCAGGATGGCAGCACCGCACACACCATGGAGATTGACTACGCCGTCGTCGGCAAAAACAATATCCAGACCACCATCGTCCCGCTCACAGCGCCGGCCCCTGATGCCGATGCCTACGCTGAAATTTCCTTCAAGGACGGGGCCGGCAACCTGGCTGCTTCCGGCTCGACCGGAGAGATCCAGTTCCGCATTCACAAGGATAACTATGCGAATTACAGCCAGGCTAACGATTACTCCTTCCGGCCGCTGCTAACCAGCTTCACCGCCAATGACCGGATCACTGTATACCATAACGGCACGCTCATTTACGGTATAGAACCATAA